The Vicinamibacterales bacterium DNA segment GTGCGGAACCAGCCGCCGCGCTTGGCCTCGGCGGTGGCGTCGGGATTCTCGTAATAGCCTTTCATCACGTTCGGCCCGCGCAGGATCACCTCGCCGCGCTCGCCGGCGGCGACGGGCCGATCGTGCTCGTCGACGCACCGCACCTCCACCCCGAACACCGGCAACCCGACCGTCCCCGGCTTCGACGGGCGCTGCAGCTGGTTGAACGCCACCACCGGCGCGGTCTCCGACAGGCCGTACCCTTCGAGAATGCGGACACCGAACGTGCGCTCGAAGTCGCGCAGCAGTTCGAGCGGCATCGGCGCGCCACCCGACACGCACAGCCGCAGCGAGGCCACCGCCGCGGCGAGGTCCGTCTTGACGCCCTTCGCATGCTGCAGCAGCGCCCAGTACATGGTCGGCACCCCGATCCACAGGCCGACACGCTCGCGGGCGAACGTCTCGAGGACGGCGGCAGCATCGAAGCGCGGCAGCAGCACCAGGCGGAAGCCGCCGTAGAGGCCGGCGTTCATCTGGGTGGTCTGCGCCGTCGAATGAAAGAGCGGCAGGGTGATCAGCGTGGCGTGCTGCACGCCCGGCTCGCCGTCCGACGCCGTGGGCGGCGCATTGAAGGCGGGCCGGAACAGGTCGTGACTGGTGATGGCATTGCCGACCATGTTGTCGTGCGTGAGTTCCGCCCCCTTGGGATGGCCGGTCGTACCCGACGTATAGAGGATCACCGCGGTGTCATGCGGCTCGCGGCGCGGCGCCTGAAACGACGGATCGTCGCGCATCAGCGCCGCCAGATCGCGCGGCATCAGAAAGACGCGCGGCGTGCCGGCGTCGGCGGCGGCCGCGGTGCACGCGGCACCGATCGGCAGCGCCGGCGTTCCCTCGAAAGCGATGATCGCCTTGGCGTGGCTGTCGCGCAGGTGATAGGCAATTTCGCGCGGCTTGAGCAGTACGTTGAGCGGAACGACCACGCCGCCGGCCTTCAGGATCCCAAAATAGGCGATGGGAAAATACGGCAGGTTCGGACACGACAGCGCGACGTGATCCCCGGCGCGGATGCCGGAGGCGTGCAGTCCCGCCGCCAGTTGATCCGCCCGCGCGTTGAGCTGCGCGTAGGTCAGCTGCTCGCCGCCAAAGGTGATGGCGACCCGATCAGGGACGAGACGTGCCGGGTGCTCCAGTACCGCCGATAGATTCAGAGTCGCCATGCCACCGCCAGATCGCGCTGCCCGGACAGCATCCGTCTCCGGGTCTCCCGCGATCCGTCACTCCCCTTTCAGGCCCCAGTCGAAAGGCATGAATCCCGGCTGCTCGACGCGTTCGAAGGTGTGTGCGCCGAACGCGTCGCGCTGCGCCTGCCTCAGGTTCTGCGGTAGCCGCGCGAGGTTCCGGACCGCCACGGTGAATCCGTGCTCCTCGATGTTGAGCGCGAGATTGCGCCCCATCGTCCCGAGGCCGACCATTCCGAAGCTGCTCTGGCTCATGCGCCAGTCTCCATCGCGGCGACGAGCGCCCGCTCGAACGCCGCGTCGCGGGTCCTCACGTTGATTTCCTCCACGAACCGGCTGGCCAGCTTGCTGCTCCCGAGCGGGACGACGCGCGCGCCGCCGGCGCCGTCGACTTCCGCTTCGAGACAGGTGCGGTCGTCCTCGACGCGCAGCGTCAGCCCGGGGCCGCTGCCGCCCGACAGCCGGACGCGCGCCAACGGCGCTCGGCCGCCGGCCGGTGCGTCGCCGAAGCGGACGTTCAGCGGCGCGCCGCTCAGGCAGGTACGCAGCCACCCGGCAAAGAGACGCGCCGCGGCGCGGTCCGCGGCCTGGATCTCGAGATCGGTATAGGCCGAGGCCGCGGCGCGCACCTGCGGGATGTCGAAGAGATGCGCGAGCGCCGAGCGCCAGCGCGTCAGCATGCCCCAGTGCAGATCGGTGAGCGCGGTCTGGTCGAGCAGACCGGCCGCGTGCGGCCACATCGCGTCGGCCGGATCGGTGTCGAGCACCAGGCGATCCGCGAGATGGGCCAGCCGGGCGAGCGCCTCAGCCGAGCCGCCGCGCCACCACACCACGGCCGGCAGGCTCGAGAGCCGCAGCCAGGCGACCGCGTTGTCGACGTAATCCGGCGACAGTCCGTCGAGGCGGATCGTGGTGTCCTGCTCGTCGGCGGACGCCGTCGTCTCGGTCCCTTCCGAGATCAGCACGCGGCGCACGCCGCCGCGATCGTTGACCTCGTCGAGCGCCGCGGCTGCCTCGTCGACGCGGGCGCGGCTGCCGATCACGATCACCGTGGCGATCAACGCGTTCACAGCGTCCTCCACCGGCGGTGGTCCGCCGCCATCATCGCGTCAGCCTCCGGCGGGCCCCACTCGCCCGCCTCGTAGGTCGGAATCTCGCGCGCCCCGCGCGCCTTCCACGCCTGGTGCACCGGCGTAATCAGCGCCCACGATTCCTCGACGAAATCGTGGCGCGCGTAGAGCGTCGGGTCGCCGAGCATCGCGTCGAGCAGCAGCGTCTCGTAGGCCTCGGGCACCGCCATGCCGAACGCGCTCCCGTAGCGGAAGTTCATCATCACCGGCGCCAGCTGCATGCGCGTGCCCGGCAGCTTCGCCTCGAACCGCACCGAGATCCCCTCGTCGGGCTGCACGTTGACGATCAGCAGGTTCGACGAGATCGGCGTCGGGCTCACCTTGCTGAAGATGTGCAGCGGCGGCCGGCGGAACTGGATCGCGATCTCGGTCGTGCGCTTCGGCAGCCGCTTGCCGGTGCGGAGGTAGAACGGCACCCCGGCCCACCGCCACGAGTCGAGATGCAGCCGCAGCGCGACGTAGGTCTCGGTCGTCGAGGCGCGATCGACCCCGTCCTCGTCCCGATAGGCCGGCACCTGGCTGCCGTTGACCCAGCCGGCGCGGTACTGGGCGCGGACGACGTTGCCGCCGCCGTTGTCGAGGAGCGGCTGGATGGAGAGCAGCACGTCGTGCTTGCGGTCGCGGACGTTCTCGGCCGAGAACGTCGTCGGCGGCTCCATCGCGACGAGCGACAGCACCTGCATCAGATGGTTCTGCACCATGTCGCGCAGCGCCCCGGCCCCTTCGTAGTAGCCGGCGCGCCGCTCGACGCCGACCGTCTCGGCGGCGGTGATCTGCACGTGGTCGATGTAGCGCCGGTTCCACACCGGCTCGAACATGCCGTTGGCGAAGCGGAAGACGAGGAGGTTCTGAACGGTCTCCTTGCCGAGATAGTGGTCGATGCGGAACACCTGCGATTCGTCGAGGTGCGTGTGCAGCTCGACGTTGAGCGCCCGCGCGCTGGCGAGGTCGGTGCCGAACGGCTTCTCGACAATGACGCGCCGCCAGCCGTCGGGCGTGGATGACTTGGTCAGTCCGGCCGCGCTCAGCTGCTCGACGACGGTTCCGCAGACCGACGGCGGAATCGCCAGGTAGAACAGCACGCCGTCGGCGGCGTGCGTATCCTTCAGCTTCGCGGCGATCCGCTCGTAGAGCGCCGGATCGTCCATCTCGCCGTTCACGTAGGCGAGCGCGCGCGCCATCGCCGACGACACCTCGTCGGGAGACGCCAGCCCGGCAAACTCCTTGAGGCTGTCGTGGAACTGCTGGCGGAACTCGTCGTCGGACATCGGCGTGCGGGCGACGCCGAGGACGCTGAATTGCGCGGGCAGGCGCTGGCCGCGCGACAGCTGGTACACGGCCGGCAGGAGCTTGCGCTTGGTGAGATCGCCCGAGGCGCCAAAGATCACCAGCGTCGTCGAGGCCGGCGCCGGCTCGATGCGGAGGCCGTCGAGAAGGGGATTCGCGGGACCGGCCTCGGACATCCGCTGACTATACCAACGAACCCTCTAGGGGTTGTCTTCGAGGAACTTCAACGCCTTCGGCGTCGCCAGCAGCTGCAACTGCTGACGGGCGCGGAGTCGCAGCGCCGGATCGTGCTCGGTCCTGGCGATGCGAATCAGCTCGTCGTCGTCCCTGGCGGCGAACAGCGCCGAGAGGACCGCCTGGCGCGAGACCGGTTGCGTCTGCACGTAGAGCGCGCGGAGCTCGTCGCGCGCGCCGGTACGGCCGAGTGTCACGATGGCGGAATCGCGCACCGTCGGCTCCGTTTCCGCCCTGGCGATGCGCACCAGCGACACGTTGTCGGCCCGCTCGCCAAGCGAGGCGACGATCTGGCGCTTGAGACGCGCCGTGCCGCCCATCGTATACACCTGCATCAGCTCCGACGAGATCCCCGGTCCTGCAAATCGGCCCAGCTCGCGCACGGCGGCGATCCGCACGGGTTCGGCGGCGCCACGCGCCACGTCGACCACGGCCCGCTCGGCCCCGGGACGCCGCGACTGCCCGAGCACGAAGACGGCCTGGCGCGCCTCGTCGGGACTGTTGGGATCGAGGGCGATCTCGCGCAGGAGCGGGATCACCTGATCGCTATGCGAGTCGAGCAGCCCGGTCAGCGCCTGCAGCTTCAGGGTCATATCCGCCGAACCCGGCATCGGCAGCCAGTACTCGCGCAATCCCAGCGGAACCGGCGGCGCCGGCGGGGCGGGCGGCGGCAGCGCGGCCGGACGCGGGGACGGCGGTCTGGGAGGGGCGGGCGGCGCCACCAGCGTCGCGGGACGCGGGGACGGGGGTCCGGGAGGGGGCGGCGGCAGCACCGCGGCCGGGGCAACGGGCGCGGCCGGTGCCGCAGGAGGGGGCGGCGGCAGCACCGTCATCCACAACACGTCGTCACGGCGGAGCCGCTGCGCAATCTCGATTCGCAGCGATCGCGCCGGATGCACCCACCGGCTCGACGGCGCCGTCCGTTCGAGGCGCGCAATCGTCTGCAGCGACGCCGCGTCGTCGCCGGCCTGGTGCTGACTGTGGGCCAGCCAGAACAGCGCTTCGTCGCGGTTGGTCTCCTTGGCATCGTCCGCCGCTGCCTGCAGCTCCGCGATCGCCCGCGTCCACTGTTCGTCGGCGATGAGATCCTTGGCATGCCCGAGGCGCTTCGAGTCGGGTGCCGGCGCCGCCGCGGCCAGTGCGGCGACCAGCAGCCACGCCGCCGCGCCAGTCGCGATTTTCCTCAGCATGATCCTTCGGTCCTTCGTTTTCTTCGTGACCTTCGTGCCCTAGAGACCGGCGGCCACCATCTGCATCTTGCTGACCAGCCCCCGCCGCGCGATCAGCCGTTGCACACGCTGGAGCGACTCGCGGTCGGCGCTTTCGCTCATCGACGCTTCGAGCAGCACGGTTTCGAGGTCTCGCATGACGTGCGCGACATCTTCCGCGCCGCGCTCCTGCGCCGCCAGGCGGTAGAGGCGCGTCTCGGGCAGCAACGTGCCGGCCAGGCGGCGCTCGTACTGCCAGTCGGCCGACCGCGTGTGGTCCGGATCACGTCCCGCGAGACCCAGCACGACAAGCTTCGAGCGTTCGAGGTGTTCGGCGGTCACTTGGCGCAGCGCGGCGGTGGGCGTCAGGTTCACCGATGGCGGGGAGGCGGCTGGCGCCGCTAGACCCCTGTCATGTCCCCCCGAAGGCGGACGCGACACGGCCGGCGGCGAGGTGTGCCGGGCCTGCGCGGCAAAGTAGACGCCCGACACCGCGATTGCCAGCGTGGCGGCAAAGGCCGCGACGCGACGGAACGCCGTGAACGAGCCAACGGAGCGGCGGCCGTCTGCGCGGACCGCCGACTCCGATGGGCGAAGGCCCCCGGTCGAGCGATCGAGCCGCCCCATGAATCCCGACCAGTCCCCGGCGGGCGGTGCCTCGACAACCGGATGGGCCGCCAGCGCAAGGCGGATCGCTCCGAGATCGTCCAGCTGCTGCCGGCAGTCCGCGCAGGTCGTCAGGTGCGCCGCCAGCGCTGCGCGATGGGTCGCGTCGAGCTCGTCATAGAAATAGCGCTCGACCTCGGACGCGCCCGAGTGACCGCAGGTCATGCGCGGCCACCTGTCGGCACCCGCATACCCGCGAGCGCCGCGCGCAGCCGGTGCACCGCCGCGTGCAGCTGCCGTTTGACGGTGCCCTCGGCCAGCCCCAGGGCGTCGGCGATCTCCGAGAGCTTCAAGCCTTCATGATGACGCATCGTGAACACCAGCCGCTGGCCGGGGGGGAGGCGGGCTATCTCGCCGGCCAGCACCTCGCCGATCTGTCCGCCGTATGCCTGTTCCTCGGGACCGGGCCCCTCCTCAGGGGTGTTCACCATCTTGAGCTCCGCGTCCTCGTTGAACGGCGCCCAGCCGGCCGGCGAGTTGCGCCGACGGTGATCGATGCACGCGTTCATGACGATCCGGTAGAGCCACGACGTCACCTGGGCGTCGTGGCGGAAGCGGTCGAGCGATCGGTACACCTTGATGAACACGTCCTGCGCAATGTCTTCCGCGTCGTGGTGATGGCCCGCGAACTGGTACGCCACCCGGTACACCATCGCCCGGTGCCGCTCGACGAGTGCATGAAACGCCTCGCCCTCGCCGGCAGCCGCGCGGGTGATCAGGTCCGAATCTGACGTCGCACGATAGCCGACGTTCACTGTCAGGAATATGACGCAAAGCGGCCGCCGATGGTTGATCCGGCGCAAAAGCCCAACCTCTCGAGCGCAACCTCCGCCCCTGCCGGTATACTGAGAGGATGTCCGCACACCGGTCCGCCCCGACAGAGATCGCCAATCCGCTCCGCAGGAACGTCGCCATCATCGCCCACGTCGACCACGGCAAGACCACCCTGGTCGACGGGCTGCTGCGCCAGAGCGGCACCTTCCGGAGCAACGAGCGCGTCGCCGAGCGCGCGATGGACAACACCGACCTCGAGCGCGAGCGCGGGATCACGATTCTGGCCAAGAACACCGCCGTCCATTACGGCGACGTGCTCATCAACATCGTCGACACGCCCGGCCACGCTGACTTCGGCGGCGAAGTCGAACGGACGCTGTCGATGGTGGATGCCGTCATGCTGCTCGTCGACGCGTCGGAAGGGCCGCTGCCACAGACCCGCTTCGTGCTGCGCAAGGCGCTCGAGCGACGGCTGCCGCCGCTGGTCGTGATCAACAAGATCGATCGCCCCGACGCGCGGGTCCAGGAAGTGCTGAACGAGATCTACGACCTCTTCATCGACCTCGACGCGACGGAGGAACAGCTCGACTTCCCTGTCGTCTATGCCAGCGCCAAGGCCGGCACCGCGACGCTGTCGATGGACGCCCCGGGCGACGATCTGCGGCCGCTGTTCGAGCAAATCATCGCCCACGTGCCGCCGCCGCGCGGCAAGGTGGACGGCCCGCTGCAGATCCTGGTCGCCAACCTCGACTCGAGCGATTACCTGGGGCGCATCGCGGTGGGCCGTATCTTCAACGGCCGCGTCAAGATCGGCGATCCGGTCACCGTCTGCAAGCTCGATGGCTCGTTCCACGACACCAAGGTCACCAAGCTCTTTGCCTTCGACGGCCTGAAACGGGTCGACATCGAGGCGGCCGCCGCCGGCGACATCGTCTGTCTGGCCGGCCTGGAAGACATCACGATCGGCGAGACCGTCGCCGACATGGAGCACCGCAAGGCGATGCCGGTGATCGCGGTCGACGAGCCGACGGTGTCGATGATCTTCGGCGTCAACACATCGCCGATGTCGGGGCGGGACGGGCAGTTCGTCACGTCGCGCCAGATCAAGGACCGCCTCGAAAAAGAGCTGCTCGGCAACGTCTCCATCAAGGTCGAGCCGACCGACACGCCCGAACAGATGAAGGTGCTCGGCCGCGGCGAGCTGCAACTCTCGATCCTCATCGAGATGATGAGGCGGGAGGGCTACGAAATCCAGGTCTCGCGACCCGACATCGTCACCAAGACGGTCAACGACAAGCTCATGGAGCCGGTCGAGGATCTGGTGATCGACGTCGCCGAGGAGTTCCAGGGCGTGGTCATCGCGCTGGCCGGCACACGGCGCGGCACGATGACCAAGATGGTGAACAACGGCAGCGGCCGCGTGCGGCTCGAGTTCCGGATCCCGGCGCGCGGCTTGATCGGGTTCCGCTCGCAGTTCCTCACCGACACCAAGGGCACCGGCATCCTGAACCACATCTTCGCCGGCTGGGAGCCGTGGCACGGCGCGATCCCGGCCCGCGCGACCGGCGCGCTGGTCGCCGACCGCACCGGCGTCGCCACGGCGTATGCCATCTGGAACCTGCAGGAACGCGGCGAGATGTTCATCGAGCCCGCGGAAAAGGTCTACGAGGGCATGATCGTCGGCGAGAACGCGCGCAACTCCGACATGGACGTCAATATCACCAAGGAAAAGAAGCAGACGAACATGCGCGCCTCGTCGGCTGACGAAGCGGTTCGCCTGATCCCGGCGCGCAAGCTCGGGCTCGAACAGGCGATCGAGTTCATCAACGACGACGAGCTCGTCGAGATCACGCCGAAGAGCATCCGGCTGCGCAAGCGCGTGCTCGCCGCGAACATGCGGCCCAGACGCAACGCCGAATAGCCGATGCCGCGCGTCAGGCGCTACCTGCAGGGACCGCCGTTCAACCGCCCGCTGCGGGCGCTGGTGGCCCAGCTGCCGCTCAGCGCCCTGCTGCCGCTCCTGGCGGCCATCTTCTTCCTGTTCGGCATCCTCGGTCCGGTGATGGACGTCATGGACGGCGGCCGCCACGCGCCGCCGGTCGTGGTCCGCAACGCCGTCGCCTCTGGAGTCATGGCGGCGGGTTTCGCCTTCGGCTCGCTGCGGCGCAACTGGATCGTCATCGCCGCGATGACGGCGATCTCGATCGCCTGGTCGCACCTCACCGCCGGAACCACCGTGGCGATGCCGGTCGTCGAGGCCGCCGCCCGCCGTCAGCTCGCCTTCGACGGCATCGCGACGCTGGCGCTGACGATGGTCAGCTACGGATGCTTCCTCTGGTTCATCAACGCCACCGCCGCCCGCTATCTTCGCGCGCGGACCGAGATCGAGCTGGCCCGCGACATCCACACCGTGCTGGTGCCACCGGTCGAGCGCGGCATCGGCGATTTCGAGTTCTTCGGCTCCTCGCAGGCGAGCGGCGACGTCGGCGGCGATCTGATCGACGTCGTCGAGACCGGGAGCGGCTGGTTCGCCTATATCGCCGACGTCTCCGGACACGGCGTGTCGTCCGGCGTGGTGATGGCGATGTTCAAGAGCGCGCTGCGCATGCGGCTGCGGCAGGGGGCGGATATCGGCCCGCTCCTGACCGATCTCAACGCCGTCCTGCTGCCGCTGAAGAGCAGCGCGATGTACGTCACGGTCGCATGCGTGCGCGGACGGGCCGATGGAACGCTCGACTGCGCCGTGGCGGGACACCTGCCGATCCTGCGGGTGACGCCTGCCGGCGTCGAGGAAGTGACGATGCCGCAGATCCCGGTGGGCATGTTCGAAGACTATGCGTTCTCGTCGCTGTCGATCGCCTGCGCACCCGGCGATCTGCTGGCGCTGCTCACCGACGGGCTGATCGAGGTCTTCGACGCGCACGACCGCGAGCTCGGGCTGGCGGCGATGAAGACGCTGCTCGCCGCGTCGGCCACCCTGCCGCTGCGCGAGGTCGCCAACGCGGTCGTGGCGAAGGCGCGGGCGCACGGACCGCAGATCGACGATCAGACGCTGTTGCTGATCAGACGGCGGTAAGCGAGCCGCTCACGGCACGACCGGGTGTACGAACTTGAAGTCGACCGGCGCTCCCACCGTCACCGGCGCGCCGGCTGGCGTCAATGTGCCCGTCACCCGATCGATTCTGAACACGACGACAGAATCCGACTCCTGATTGCCGGCGATCAGGAACCCGCCACCGGGCTCGATCGCGAAGCCGCGCGGCGTCTTACCCTGGGTCGGCGTGTTGGCGACGTAGGTCAGCTTCCCGGAGGTCCCGTCGACCGCGAACACGCTGATGCTGTTGTGACCGCGGTTCGAGCCGTAGAGAAACGCACCCGCGGGCGACAGCGCGATCTCGGCCGTGCTGAAGCGCTTTTCCTGGGCCACGCCCGGCGGCAGCGACGAGAGCGTCTGGATCGCCTTCAGCGCGCCGGTCGAACCGTCGCGCTCGAACGCGGTGATGGTGCAGTTCAGCTCGTTGATGACGTAGGCGAATCGGCCCGACGCGCTGATCGTCACGTGCCGCGGTCCGGCGCCAGGGGCGACCGGCGCCGACGCCGGCGACGCCGCGGTCAGCGACGGCTTCGCGCCGTCGAAGCGATAGATCATCACCTTGTCGAGGCCGAGATCCGCGACGTAGGCGAACCGATCCGACGGGTCGACGATGATCTGGTGCGCGTGCGGCTCGCGCTGACGCTCGGGATTCACGCTGCTCCCGGTGTGCTGGATGAACGACGTCGGCGCGCCGAGCGCCCCGTCCTTGCCGATCGGCAGCAGCTCGACACTGCCGCCGCCGTAGTTGGCCACCAGCACGGCGCGGCCTTTTGGATCGACGCTGAGGTGCGCAGGGCCGGGGCCGCCCGAACTGCGCTGGTTGAGCGAGAACAGCATGCCGGACGTGCGGTCGATCCGGAACGCGCTGACCGAGCCGGTCTCTTGACCGTCGAAGCTGTCCACTTCGTTGACCGCGTAGAGATAGTCCTCCGCCGCGCGCACCGCGAGGAAGCTCGGGTTCGGCGTCTCGGCGGACAGCCGCGGCTCGGACAGCCCACCGGTCGTCAGGTTGAGCCGCGTGACGTAGATGCCCTTGCTCGTCGCGCCGGTATAGGTGCCGATGTAGACGAACAGGTCCGTCGGCGCGGCCGCGCGCACCACCGCCAGGGATCCAAGAAGAGCGGCGATCGATGCCACGCACCTCACCATTGCAGACTCCTATTTGAAGACGACGCGCAGGTTGACGACGTGCGCGGCTTGATCGTAATCGGTTTCGCGCCGCGCTCGTGTGCCGTTCGACGTGCGCAGTGGCGTCGGTTCATCCGTCGTCCGCCGCCGGTACTCCACGAGCAGATCCGTGCCGATCAGGGGCCCCCTCCGCGTCATCGAATTCCGGCGCATCCGGCGGCGGGCAGGAAGCTCACGGCGTGCGCCGATCCGCCATCGCCGCCCACGGCACAAGGACCCACCCGATCAACGCGACTGCGCCGAGCGCCTTTTCCGACGGCGGCAGCGGTCCCCACGGGCCAGACGCCCACATCGCCGTGGAGACGACGACGAGCGACCAGAACCAGATCTTCGCGGCCGTGGTCCAGCGTCCCGGCGCGCGCAGGAACAGCCAGACGCCGACGATCCACATGGTCCCCTCGACGATCAGCGTCGCCGGGATCGAGTACCACAGCCCGAGCCCCAGCTTCGGCGAAGCGGCCCCGGGCCACAGCGGCATGTCGGGCGCGTGACTGGCGAAGTCGAGCACCCAGTGGCTGACGACGAGCGCGAAGAGCAGCCCGCCGACCGGCATCGGCGTGCGCCAGCGCGCCACCGCCGCCAGTACGACGCCCCACACGCACGCCATGACCAGGCTGTGCGACCACGGATATGAGTCGAAGACCAGTGGCGTGAACGCCGTCGCCGTGGCGTCGGCGTGGACGTGCTCGACGCCGGTAAGCACGAAGATCGGCCAGACGAGGTCGAGCGCACACACACCCGCGACGAGCCAGGCCAGGTTGACCGCCGGCGTGCGACGCTTCGCCGCCAGCGCCAGCGAGAGATGTCCAACGAACATGCGAACTCCTGCGAAACTCTACCCTACAGCCAGCTCGATTCCCTCGTACGGGGCGCCGATCGCGCGACACCGCCTTCGACGACGTGTGCACCGTCAGCGGCCCCAGGGCGACGACGCCGCCAGCGCCTGTCACGCAATCGATATGGAGGGATTCGCGGTGACCCTATTCGGCCGCTCGCAGCGAGACCAGCCGCACGCTGTTGGATCGCGTCGCGAGAAACCGCTCGAGATCCGTCCACGA contains these protein-coding regions:
- a CDS encoding lactonase family protein: MVRCVASIAALLGSLAVVRAAAPTDLFVYIGTYTGATSKGIYVTRLNLTTGGLSEPRLSAETPNPSFLAVRAAEDYLYAVNEVDSFDGQETGSVSAFRIDRTSGMLFSLNQRSSGGPGPAHLSVDPKGRAVLVANYGGGSVELLPIGKDGALGAPTSFIQHTGSSVNPERQREPHAHQIIVDPSDRFAYVADLGLDKVMIYRFDGAKPSLTAASPASAPVAPGAGPRHVTISASGRFAYVINELNCTITAFERDGSTGALKAIQTLSSLPPGVAQEKRFSTAEIALSPAGAFLYGSNRGHNSISVFAVDGTSGKLTYVANTPTQGKTPRGFAIEPGGGFLIAGNQESDSVVVFRIDRVTGTLTPAGAPVTVGAPVDFKFVHPVVP